From Streptomyces sp. HUAS MG91, the proteins below share one genomic window:
- a CDS encoding DUF1844 domain-containing protein, with product MSDAIPAALPADSPESPDYDALTRDIAEVPAVEVIVTVAVNLMSAAAVKLGLTEEGDAHKDLDEARKLIHALAGLLDGSATEISSFHAAPLRDGLKSLQLAFREASIVPDEPGQGPGEKYTGAVYG from the coding sequence ATGAGTGACGCCATCCCCGCAGCCCTTCCGGCTGATTCCCCCGAGTCCCCCGATTACGACGCGTTGACCCGCGACATCGCCGAGGTGCCCGCCGTCGAGGTCATCGTGACGGTGGCGGTCAACCTGATGAGCGCCGCCGCGGTGAAGCTGGGCCTCACCGAGGAGGGCGACGCCCACAAGGACCTGGACGAGGCGCGCAAGCTCATCCACGCCCTCGCCGGGCTGCTCGACGGCAGCGCGACCGAGATCTCGTCCTTCCACGCGGCGCCGCTGCGGGACGGTCTGAAGTCGCTGCAGCTGGCGTTCCGCGAGGCGTCGATCGTGCCGGACGAGCCCGGTCAGGGCCCCGGCGAGAAGTACACGGGCGCCGTCTACGGCTAG
- a CDS encoding SseB family protein gives MANKNIPDPGFSDDDGSADPRLAEALAAWSKDRTAHGPVLEALKGARLLVPVVAVLGEVEEDENGLRREKTSDMAVPTLKAGSRTALPAFTSTASLALWDPEARPVAVPLHQALQAAAHEKADTVVLDLAGPVTYELTGSALYALAEGRTTADPLADPAVRDAVRAAVAAQPAVARAHLGPGQADGTLALVLDPDADVQSAARAVAAAIAADETLRARLTRGLDLALLPAGASLAGEPLYVRD, from the coding sequence GTGGCGAACAAGAACATTCCCGACCCCGGCTTCTCCGACGACGACGGCTCGGCCGACCCGCGCCTGGCCGAGGCGCTGGCCGCCTGGTCGAAGGACAGGACCGCGCACGGCCCGGTCCTGGAGGCCCTCAAGGGCGCCCGGCTCCTGGTGCCCGTCGTCGCCGTGCTCGGCGAGGTCGAGGAGGACGAGAACGGCCTGCGCCGCGAGAAGACCAGCGACATGGCGGTCCCGACGCTGAAGGCGGGCAGCCGCACCGCGCTCCCCGCCTTCACCTCCACCGCGTCACTGGCCCTGTGGGACCCCGAGGCCCGGCCCGTCGCCGTCCCCCTGCACCAGGCGCTCCAGGCAGCCGCCCACGAGAAGGCCGACACCGTCGTCCTCGACCTCGCGGGCCCGGTGACCTACGAGCTGACGGGCTCCGCCCTGTACGCGCTGGCCGAGGGCCGGACGACCGCGGACCCACTGGCCGACCCGGCGGTCCGGGACGCGGTGCGCGCGGCGGTCGCGGCCCAGCCCGCGGTGGCCCGCGCCCACCTCGGCCCGGGCCAGGCGGACGGCACGCTCGCCCTGGTCCTGGACCCGGACGCCGACGTACAGAGCGCGGCGCGGGCGGTGGCCGCCGCCATCGCCGCCGACGAGACACTGAGGGCCCGCCTCACGAGGGGCCTCGACCTGGCACTGCTGCCGGCCGGGGCGTCCCTCGCGGGCGAGCCCTTGTACGTACGTGACTGA
- a CDS encoding serine hydrolase encodes MSPASRRRPLLHTAVASAVLLSGSAATTVYVKAQAHDATAPVSQTSAAEGGSPVPSPSPSVDRDARLAEALDGLEGSYSVAVLDAAAGTSAAYATDAGATYDTASIVKVDVLAALLLRAQDDGRPLTAQERAHAAAMIRSSDNSATTALWDTIGGADGLDAANERFGLTGTTGGAGPLWGLTQTTAADQLVLLQQVFGTDGDSVLDADARAYVQGLMENVESDQRWGVSAAGGDGLALKNGWLRRSTTELWDINSVGRVTVGGRRYLIAVVSAGNATKDAGIALVEAVARAAVPVLSGDDA; translated from the coding sequence ATGTCTCCCGCTTCCCGCCGCAGGCCCCTGCTGCACACGGCCGTCGCCTCCGCGGTGCTCCTGAGCGGCAGCGCCGCCACTACGGTCTACGTGAAGGCGCAGGCGCACGACGCGACCGCGCCGGTGTCGCAGACGTCCGCCGCCGAAGGAGGCTCCCCTGTGCCGTCGCCCTCGCCCTCCGTCGACCGGGACGCCCGGCTCGCCGAGGCCCTCGACGGGCTGGAGGGGTCCTACTCCGTCGCCGTCCTCGACGCGGCGGCCGGCACCTCGGCCGCGTACGCCACCGACGCCGGAGCGACGTACGACACCGCGAGCATCGTGAAGGTCGACGTGCTGGCCGCGCTGCTGCTCCGGGCGCAGGACGACGGCCGGCCGCTGACCGCCCAGGAGCGGGCCCACGCGGCCGCGATGATCCGGAGCAGCGACAACTCCGCGACCACCGCGCTGTGGGACACGATCGGCGGTGCGGACGGGCTCGACGCCGCCAACGAACGGTTCGGGCTGACCGGGACCACCGGCGGCGCCGGGCCGCTGTGGGGGCTGACCCAGACCACGGCGGCCGATCAACTGGTGCTGCTCCAGCAGGTGTTCGGCACCGACGGCGACTCCGTGCTGGACGCGGACGCACGCGCGTACGTCCAGGGGCTGATGGAGAACGTCGAGTCCGATCAGCGGTGGGGCGTCTCGGCGGCGGGCGGTGACGGGCTCGCGCTGAAGAACGGGTGGCTGCGGCGGAGCACCACGGAGCTGTGGGACATCAACAGCGTCGGGCGGGTGACCGTCGGCGGGAGGCGGTACCTGATCGCCGTGGTCTCCGCGGGGAACGCCACCAAGGACGCCGGGATCGCGCTCGTGGAGGCCGTGGCGAGGGCCGCGGTGCCGGTGCTCAGCGGCGACGACGCGTGA
- the mycP gene encoding type VII secretion-associated serine protease mycosin — MNRRRTLAALTTAAALALVPATAAHADSVRAQQWGLNALHTQEVWRTTKGKGITVAVLDTGVDDQHPDLKGNVAAGKDLIGFGAQRGDRPWARHGTAIAGVIAGHGHGKDQDDGVMGVAPEATILPVRVILEDGDPSRAKARESRGDALADGIRWAADHGADVINLSLGDDSSTAHAEAGEDNAIQYALRKGVSVVASAGNGGEKGDHISYPAAYPGVISATAVDSTGSRASFSTRRWYATVAAPGRGIVTPDPDRKYYAAWGTSAASAFVSGAVALIRAAHPGLSPAQIKKLVEDTAQDPPSGGRDDSRGFGMIDPAAAITAARKLKPEGLASAAYGKQYFGTGPADPDDTGQATWVGLVAGGLGVVLLGAAVYLWRSHRLTRRRR; from the coding sequence ATGAACCGCCGCCGCACCCTCGCCGCCCTCACCACGGCGGCGGCCCTCGCCCTGGTCCCCGCCACCGCCGCGCACGCCGACTCCGTCCGCGCCCAGCAATGGGGCCTGAACGCCCTGCACACCCAGGAGGTGTGGCGCACCACCAAGGGCAAGGGCATCACCGTCGCCGTCCTGGACACCGGCGTCGACGACCAGCACCCGGACCTCAAGGGCAACGTCGCCGCCGGCAAGGACCTCATCGGCTTCGGCGCGCAGCGCGGTGACCGACCCTGGGCCCGCCACGGCACCGCCATCGCCGGTGTCATCGCGGGACACGGCCACGGCAAGGACCAGGACGACGGGGTCATGGGCGTGGCGCCCGAGGCCACGATCCTGCCGGTCCGCGTGATCCTGGAGGACGGCGACCCGTCCCGCGCCAAGGCCCGCGAGAGCCGCGGCGACGCGCTGGCCGACGGCATCCGCTGGGCCGCCGACCACGGCGCCGACGTCATCAACCTCTCGCTCGGCGACGACTCGTCCACCGCCCACGCGGAGGCCGGCGAGGACAACGCCATCCAGTACGCGCTGAGGAAGGGCGTCTCCGTCGTCGCCTCCGCGGGCAACGGCGGCGAGAAGGGCGACCACATCTCCTACCCGGCCGCCTACCCCGGCGTCATCTCCGCCACGGCCGTCGACTCGACCGGCTCGCGCGCCTCGTTCTCCACCCGCCGCTGGTACGCCACGGTCGCCGCGCCCGGCCGCGGCATCGTCACCCCCGACCCCGACCGCAAGTACTACGCGGCCTGGGGCACCAGCGCCGCGTCGGCGTTCGTTTCCGGCGCCGTCGCGCTGATCCGCGCCGCGCACCCCGGCCTGAGCCCGGCCCAGATCAAGAAGCTCGTCGAGGACACCGCCCAGGACCCGCCCTCCGGCGGCCGCGACGACTCGCGCGGCTTCGGCATGATCGACCCGGCGGCGGCCATCACCGCGGCGCGGAAGCTGAAGCCCGAGGGTCTCGCGTCGGCCGCGTACGGCAAGCAGTACTTCGGCACGGGCCCCGCCGACCCCGACGACACCGGCCAGGCCACCTGGGTGGGCCTGGTCGCGGGCGGCCTCGGCGTCGTGCTGCTGGGCGCCGCGGTCTACCTGTGGCGCAGCCACCGCCTCACGCGTCGTCGCCGCTGA